The DNA segment GGAAATTACGAGGTCGGGGTGGCTTTGTGCAGCTGCCGCAAGGCCTTTTTCTCCGGTTTCAGTAGTGCCTGAAATTTCATACCCGTCTTTTTCGAGAAATACCGAGATAATTTCTGCTATTGCAGAGTCGTCTTCAATCAGAAGAATCTTTCCTGATGCCATTATTTAATTCTCTCCTCTCAGTTCCGCTGCTGAGAAATAACCTATTTCATTGAAGTATGCTGTTGATGACGGATCTGACGCAAAATATATGAAATCTTTTACCAGATGCGGTGTTTCTTTGCATGTCACATAGTTAAGCGGCCTTGTAAGGCCTGTTATGTAATAGGAATCCTTGGTTTCGGATTTTGACTCGTCATTCTTAAGTTCCATTAATATATCCTCTCTTATGCTGTTCATGTTCACAGGAAGGGCATTCTTTGCGCCTTTATCCAGGACCTTTAATATTTTTACACCGGGATCGGATTCGGCATAACCGAAATCAACGAATCCTACGGAGTTTGCGTTGTCCTTGACAAGGTTTAGGACTTCTGCGTTTCCTTTTGCGGAGATCTGTGCAATATCACCTGATTTTCCCGTGTCCCGGGCTTCAAATGAGTCGTCAAGGTTTTTTTGTCCGTCAAAAAGCCAGCCTGCAAACGTTTCTTCAGTTCCCGACTCTTCGCTTCTCTGTATAACCGTTGTTATATTGCATATGCCGGGCATTGAGGAGACATTTTCAGATTTATTGTTGTAGAGCATCGTGAGCTCTTCATAAGTTATTGTATCAATGCTGTTCATCCGGGAGGTAATTATTACAATTGCACTTGCCCCTATCTGGTAAACTTTCATTTCCGGATATTTCTCAAGTTCAGATTCCTTTATTTTTCGTGATGCCGACCCTATGTCAACTACGTCTTTTCCGGCATCCTCTATGCCTTTGCTTGATCCCCCGCCGGTAACGGTTATTTCAATATCCGGGTGGTCGTTCATATAAGCTGTCGCAAGGAGTTCGGAAACCGGCTGGATTGTCGTAGAACCTGATATTGAGAGTTTTTTATCACTTGTTGATGTTTTTGAGGATATGTCTTTTGTCTCTTTTCCTGTACATCCCGATATTACTATAACCAGAAAAATAAGTAAAATCATCAAAATTATTGTTACGGTGAAATTATTTCTTTTATTAAGCTTTGCCGGGATGTTTTTTTTAAAATAAATTCTTTTTTTGCTGTTTTTTTTTGGCATAGTCATCACGTTCGGGCAGAGTTGTATAGAAGACATTTTCATTTTTGGTCAGACATATACTTTATCACTGTAATATACATCGCAAAAGTATTAATCTATACCAAGATATATTGTATATTAATAATATATTCTCTTTAGGCATACTATATCTATCCGCTGTATGATAATTGTACTTGAATGAGTAAAGGCCGGAGAGGAAATAACAAAATATATTCATTTAAAAAGTTTTTTGGTCCCGAAAAACTGCGAAACGATGTTGCTTCCAAAAGATCACTCCGCACGACAACAGCTGCAATAATTGCGGTAACTTTGATAGGCCTTATAATTTTATTATATGTTTTTTCATCTGTAAGTCTTAATTCAGGGTTTTCAAGTCTCGAAGAAGATCTTACCAAAGATAATGTCAACAGGGCCATAAATGCCCTGAATTCGGACATTGAAAGATTTGATGCAATTGCGAATGCATGGGCGACATCAGAAGGGCTTTCCGGTTTTATTGCAAGCGGGGATACGTCTGAGGCACGCAATACATTCCCGGACGGAAGACTTGTTGACGTAGGAGTAAATATTCTCCTGATAACTGATTCAAAAGGTGATATTCTATGGCATAAATACATGAATCTGGACTACAACCACCAGATGCCTACGCCGAAAAGTCTGTTGTCGCAGATTGCCGCACATGAAGACCTGATAGGATCAAATGAGGTCAAAGGTGTAATTATGCTGAATTCCGGGCCTATGCTGATTGCGTCCAGGTCCCTTTACGATTCGGGTACGGGGGATTTTTTGGGAAATCTTCTCGTGGGACGTTACCTGGACAGAGATGAGGTATCGTCTCTTTCAAAGACGACGCAGCTTTCCATTCTTGTAATTGAAAACAGATCAGGGTCTGAAAAATACTTCAAAGCATTTGATGGAGTCAGGAATTCTGGTGCCGGGAATGCAACTCCCGTAATTATACGTGCACTTGATGAAAACAATATAGCCGGGTTTTCGGAAATATCCGATATATATGGTAAGCCTGTTGCAGTCCTCCAGGTCACAACTCCACGTGACGTGACGCTTTACGGAAGAGGTGTATTTGATTTTCAGATATTCTCACTTATTTTTGCTGCCCTTATATTTGGTGTTGTTACGCTTGTTCTGATACAGAGATTAATCATTTCAAGGCTTGAAAGTCTCAACCGACAGATTCGGTCCGTTGCCGAGACCGAAAATCCCGGCAGCAGGATTGATGTCCGCGGAAATGATGAAATTTCATCACTCGGGTCAGCCATAAGCAGGATGCTTGAATCTATAGAGAAGGGAGAGGAAAATTACAGCAGACTTTTCGAAAATGCAAATGATCTTATCTTTACTATTAATAATTACGGGGATTTTACTTCTGCAAACCGGGCAATGGAGAATATGGCAGGCCTGGGGAGAGATGAAATTTTAGGAAAGAATATCCGTGATTTTATCAGAACCGGGGATATAGGCAAAATAGATGGTGTTATGTCACAGATGAAAAATTCTGCAGCGGAAAAGACTGAGGTAAGGTTCATTTCAGGTGATGCCAACGAATATATAATTGAGTTCAGTGCCCAAAAACTGGCTGAATCATCAGATAATGCCGGTTTTTTTGTTATTGCAAGAGACGTTACAGCAAAGAGAAAAGCTGAAGAGGAGGTGAAAGTCCACCGCAACCGTCTTAAAGACCTTGTTAGGGAAAGGACAATGCAGCTTGAACTGGCAAATTCAAATCTTGTAAAAGAGGTTGACGGAAGAATAAAATTTGAGGAGAGTCTTGCCGCTGAAAAAGAAAGGCTTTCTGTAACTCTCTCATCTATTGCCGAAGGAGTTGTCGCAACCGACTCCTCGGGCAATGTCACTCTTATCAATAAGGAGGCGGCGGCAAAAACCGGCCAGAGCTATGAGTCTGTATCAGGAAAAAAGGTTGAAGAAGTTATCAGGCTTGAGGAAAGCGGGAAGTATCCCGGTATCAGAAAAATCGTTGATGAAGTAATATCAAAAGGAAAAGTCTATGAAATAAACACGGGAATAGGACTTTATGATACCGGCGGAAATAAATGCCCTGTTGTATTGTCAGTTGCTCCTCTTTTAGGCAGGCACGGTGGCTTTAAAGGTGCCGTTATTGTTTTCCGCGACATTTCTGAGCGTCTTTTATGGGAGGACGAGGCCTTAAAAAGGCAGAAACTGGAATCTCTGGGCGTCCTTGCCGGTGGAATTGCGCATGACTTCAATAATATCCTGACTGCAGTTTCAGGAAATATTGCCCTCGCAAAAAATTTTGCAGGAAAAAACAAGGATTTATGCCTGCGTCTTGATGAAGCGGAAAAAGCTGTTTTCAGGGCTAAAGGGATAACAAAACAGCTTATCACATTTTCAAAAGGAGGGGAGCCTGTAAAGCAGGTCTCTGATATAAGACAGCTTATCCATGAGTCGTCCGAATTTGTCTCTCACGGGAGCAACATCCGCCTTAATTTTGATATTGCAGATGACCTGATGAATGTGGAGGCGGATCGCGGTCAGTTGAGCCAAGTGATTGAGAATCTTGTAATAAATGCTATTCAGGCAATGCAGAACGGTGGAAGTATATATATTAAGGCTAAGAATGCAGGCAGGATTTCAGGAAAAGACTGGCTCGGGGACGGGGAATATGTTTTAATTTCAGTAAAGGACGAGGGTCCGGGCATACCGGAAGAATATCTCAAAAAGGTTTTTGACCCGTATTTCACGACAAAAAAGAACGGAAACGGCCTGGGGCTTGCGTCATGCATGTCGATAATAAAAAAACACGGTGGAGCCATAAAGATTTCCTCAAAGGCGGGCAAAGGGACAGAATTTAAGATTTACCTGCCGGCAACGGACAAAAAACCAGTTTCCTGTTTGCCTGAACCAGATGAAAAACTCTCAGGGTCCGCAAGGGTCCTTGTTATGGACGATGACAAAAGCATCTATGATGTCATTCCGGTCCTTCTGCGGGGCTATGGCTTTGAGGTTGAGGCTGCAAAGGACGGTGCCGAAGCGGTAAGGCTTTATCAGCAGTCCCGTGTTCTGAATAAGCCTGTAGAAGTATTTGTTATGGACCTTACAGTTCCGGGGGCTCTTGGTGGTGCCGATACTATAGGATTTTTAAGAGAGCTTGAACCCGACATTCTTGCAATAGTCTCAAGCGGGTACTCAAATGACCCCGTTATGGCTAATTTCAGGGATCACGGCTTTGATGCGGTTTTACCGAAGCCTTACAGGATAGAAGACCTTGTAAGGCTTATAAACAGACTTGTTCTCGAAAAGAAGGAAAATAAAGGTAAATAAACGGGTATAATTTATATCTCGCAGGCTGTCTTTTCAAAAAACAGCATGACATTGTCCTTTGAGAGCAGGGGGTCTTCATGGATTTCATTCCACTTTTCCTTTTGAAGCCTTTTAAGTTCTACCTTTATTTTTCTTTTCTCCTCTCTCTCTTTATTTCTCACAGCTTTCACCGATTCCGGGACTGGAGACCTTGCAATGTTTAGGGCGGCATTTATATCTGCATTTTCCTGGTATCCGCAGTGCGGGCATGAAAAGACCTTCCTGTGCCTGTGGCCAAATCTTCCGCACCTGCTGCATATCTGTGACGTAAATGACGGGTCGACATAGATAACGGTTATTCCGCACCTGACTGCACGGTTTTCGACCATCTGGCACAGGTTTTTAAAGTACCATCCGTTTATGCTGAAGTCATATATTTTCTCAGGATTCATGCCTTTTTTACGGCTCTTTTTTGATATCATCTCAAATTTTATGCCGCAGTTAAGGTTAAGCGCAATTTTTATTATTTCATGGCTTAAATACCTGTTTAAGTCCATTAACTGCTCTTTTTCACACCTGTCTATTCTTTTCGTGCTGTTTTTGCTCTTTTTTGATTTGTTCTCTTTTCTTTTTCTGCTGAAATTATCGTGTATTATACGTGCTTCCTTTCCTAGTCCGGCTGTAAACCCTGTCCCCGGTTCAGCAACAACAGCTATTGATCCGGTGGTATTCAGGTCTATTCCTATCCATTTCCCGGGTGCAGGTACGGTTTCGGTTGTCATGATACATTAATCTCCGGAAGAGTTGGTAGTATTTCAGGAATTTTTCGCGAAAGAATGAAACAAAAAAAGCAGTTTTCTGAATGAATCCTTATTCGGGGACCCATGTAAGACAATTGAGTTTAATGTAATAAATATTTTGCCCCAAACCAATATCTAAATATCCAAAAATCTATTCTTATAAGTATAAATATGGGTCTGAAATCTTACCAATAGGTGTTCATGTTTTCTTTGAAGTCCCCGGTGAGTGTCTGCGGTTCAAGAGACTCCCGCAGTTTTATGGGTGCACAAAATTTTAATGGACTCATTTTAAATGGACTTTTTGTCCTGAAATTTTTTGTTGGCTGGCCTGGTAACTTTGTGTTTTTTAAAAATTGTATTATTTTTTTGATGATAAATCCTCATTTACAGCTGTTGGTTCAGACCTGTCATACGGCACGACAGTGCATGTTATTTCTTTAAACATCGACCTGTTGTAAAATAGTCCCACATCATAAGTTCCTATTGGCATGTAACTGAATGTATGTGGGGTGGATTTGCCGGTATATGCGCCTTTAAGGTATATTTTTGCACCCTGCGGGATACTGTTTATGGTAAGTGTACCATACGGGTATTCATCAAGAACAGCGTTAACAGTATAATCCGGACTTTGTTTTGTACTTGCAACATAGATTTCATCAAGGTAAGGGTAGTAACCGTCTTTTTGTATTTCAATCCTGTGGGTGCCCCCGGAAATATTTTGGATTTCTGCGGGTGTGGCTTTTCCTGAACTGTGCCCGTCGATGAATATATCTGCGCCTGAAGGACTGCTGTTGAATTCAACTGTTCCGAATCTGAACGAGTTGCCAATTTCAATTGATCTGCCGTTATAATTGTTGGTTATTGTTTTGGAATAGTATTTGCCGCCGGAATAGAATGTGATATAATCACTGAACTGGTTTACCAGTACTTCTGAAGGGAAATTGTATTCGGGTAAACTGCCGGACACCATAAACGGACTTGTTTCAAATTCGTTTGAACTGACTGTAACTTTGCTTTTTTTGTTTACATTATCATATGTCAGTTTTTCATAGTTTATCTGCCCGGAAGACAGATAGACATCTTTTGAAAGAAGTATTTCATCGCCGGTTTGTTTTACGCTTCCTGTAGCGGATGAAAGTTTAATGTAATGCCATCCCGGTTTAAGTCCGTAAAACAGGTGCGGTGTATAATAGTTAGTATCCTCTCCGTCAAGATATATACGCAGACTGCCCGGGTATGAGGTTATGTACATTCCGGTTGCAGACGGACCTTTTTCTGAAACAACGGTATTTTTATCCGGT comes from the Methanomicrobium sp. W14 genome and includes:
- a CDS encoding PstS family phosphate ABC transporter substrate-binding protein, which produces MILLIFLVIVISGCTGKETKDISSKTSTSDKKLSISGSTTIQPVSELLATAYMNDHPDIEITVTGGGSSKGIEDAGKDVVDIGSASRKIKESELEKYPEMKVYQIGASAIVIITSRMNSIDTITYEELTMLYNNKSENVSSMPGICNITTVIQRSEESGTEETFAGWLFDGQKNLDDSFEARDTGKSGDIAQISAKGNAEVLNLVKDNANSVGFVDFGYAESDPGVKILKVLDKGAKNALPVNMNSIREDILMELKNDESKSETKDSYYITGLTRPLNYVTCKETPHLVKDFIYFASDPSSTAYFNEIGYFSAAELRGEN
- a CDS encoding PAS domain S-box protein, with amino-acid sequence MSKGRRGNNKIYSFKKFFGPEKLRNDVASKRSLRTTTAAIIAVTLIGLIILLYVFSSVSLNSGFSSLEEDLTKDNVNRAINALNSDIERFDAIANAWATSEGLSGFIASGDTSEARNTFPDGRLVDVGVNILLITDSKGDILWHKYMNLDYNHQMPTPKSLLSQIAAHEDLIGSNEVKGVIMLNSGPMLIASRSLYDSGTGDFLGNLLVGRYLDRDEVSSLSKTTQLSILVIENRSGSEKYFKAFDGVRNSGAGNATPVIIRALDENNIAGFSEISDIYGKPVAVLQVTTPRDVTLYGRGVFDFQIFSLIFAALIFGVVTLVLIQRLIISRLESLNRQIRSVAETENPGSRIDVRGNDEISSLGSAISRMLESIEKGEENYSRLFENANDLIFTINNYGDFTSANRAMENMAGLGRDEILGKNIRDFIRTGDIGKIDGVMSQMKNSAAEKTEVRFISGDANEYIIEFSAQKLAESSDNAGFFVIARDVTAKRKAEEEVKVHRNRLKDLVRERTMQLELANSNLVKEVDGRIKFEESLAAEKERLSVTLSSIAEGVVATDSSGNVTLINKEAAAKTGQSYESVSGKKVEEVIRLEESGKYPGIRKIVDEVISKGKVYEINTGIGLYDTGGNKCPVVLSVAPLLGRHGGFKGAVIVFRDISERLLWEDEALKRQKLESLGVLAGGIAHDFNNILTAVSGNIALAKNFAGKNKDLCLRLDEAEKAVFRAKGITKQLITFSKGGEPVKQVSDIRQLIHESSEFVSHGSNIRLNFDIADDLMNVEADRGQLSQVIENLVINAIQAMQNGGSIYIKAKNAGRISGKDWLGDGEYVLISVKDEGPGIPEEYLKKVFDPYFTTKKNGNGLGLASCMSIIKKHGGAIKISSKAGKGTEFKIYLPATDKKPVSCLPEPDEKLSGSARVLVMDDDKSIYDVIPVLLRGYGFEVEAAKDGAEAVRLYQQSRVLNKPVEVFVMDLTVPGALGGADTIGFLRELEPDILAIVSSGYSNDPVMANFRDHGFDAVLPKPYRIEDLVRLINRLVLEKKENKGK
- a CDS encoding RNA-guided endonuclease TnpB family protein; translation: MTTETVPAPGKWIGIDLNTTGSIAVVAEPGTGFTAGLGKEARIIHDNFSRKRKENKSKKSKNSTKRIDRCEKEQLMDLNRYLSHEIIKIALNLNCGIKFEMISKKSRKKGMNPEKIYDFSINGWYFKNLCQMVENRAVRCGITVIYVDPSFTSQICSRCGRFGHRHRKVFSCPHCGYQENADINAALNIARSPVPESVKAVRNKEREEKRKIKVELKRLQKEKWNEIHEDPLLSKDNVMLFFEKTACEI